Proteins from a single region of Pithys albifrons albifrons isolate INPA30051 chromosome 12, PitAlb_v1, whole genome shotgun sequence:
- the LOC139677434 gene encoding metallothionein-2 — protein MDPQDCTCAAGDSCSCAGSCKCKNCRCRSCRKSCCSCCPASCSNCAKGCVCKEPASSKCSCCH, from the exons atGGACCCCCAGGACTGCACCTGTGCCGCCG gtgACTCCTGCTCCTGCGCAGGGTCCTGTAAGTGCAAGAACTGCCGCTGCCGGAGCTGCCGCAAGA GCTGTTGCTCCTGCTGTCCCGCGAGCTGCAGCAACTGCGCCAAGGGCTGCGTGTGCAAGGAGCCGGCCAGCAGCaagtgcagctgctgccactga
- the LOC139677456 gene encoding metallothionein-1 codes for MDSQDCPCATGGTCTCGDNCKCKNCKCTSCKKGCCSCCPAGCAKCAQGCVCKGPASAKCSCCK; via the exons ATGGACTCCCAGGATTGCCCTTGCGCCACGG GTGGCACCTGCACCTGCGGGGACAACTGCAAATGCAAAAACTGCAAATGCACATCATGCAAAAAAG gctgctgctcctgctgcccagcaggatgtGCCAAGTGtgcacagggctgtgtctgcaagGGACCCGCTTCtgccaaatgcagctgctgcaaatag